A genomic stretch from Methanothrix sp. includes:
- the tpiA gene encoding triose-phosphate isomerase yields the protein MTLIVLNFKTYREATGDSAVALSKICESVASEYGVDIAVAPQVADIRAVAAAVSIPVYAQHVDGVGFGSFTGHITAASVKAAGASGSLINHSERRLRLADIEASLRACRAEGLRSIICTNNVATTRAAAALQPDYVAVEPPELIGSGIPVSKADPEVVRGSVEAVRAIEKDVGVLCGAGITHGDDLRAALELGAVGVLLASGIVKAKDQRKALEDLVTGV from the coding sequence TTGACGCTGATAGTTCTCAACTTCAAGACCTACAGGGAGGCGACAGGAGATTCGGCTGTCGCCCTCTCAAAGATATGTGAGAGCGTAGCATCTGAGTATGGTGTTGATATCGCGGTTGCGCCGCAGGTCGCTGATATAAGAGCGGTTGCAGCCGCTGTGAGCATACCGGTTTATGCGCAGCACGTCGATGGCGTCGGCTTCGGCAGCTTCACAGGGCATATCACGGCTGCCTCCGTGAAGGCGGCAGGAGCATCAGGCTCTCTCATAAACCATTCGGAGCGCCGGCTCAGGCTTGCTGACATCGAGGCATCTCTCAGGGCATGCCGAGCAGAGGGTCTCAGGTCGATAATATGCACGAACAACGTCGCAACAACAAGGGCAGCTGCAGCCCTGCAGCCGGATTATGTCGCTGTGGAGCCGCCAGAGCTCATAGGCTCCGGGATACCCGTCTCCAAGGCAGATCCTGAGGTCGTCAGGGGCTCGGTCGAGGCTGTCAGGGCCATAGAGAAAGATGTCGGGGTGCTCTGCGGCGCAGGAATCACCCACGGCGATGATCTCAGAGCAGCTCTTGAGCTCGGTGCTGTGGGCGTGCTTCTGGCCTCGGGGATCGTGAAGGCGAAGGACCAGCGTAAGGCGCTCGAGGATCTGGTAACCGGGGTTTGA
- a CDS encoding acylphosphatase → MTICVRVRVSGRVQGVGYRYYTTTHAKALGVKGWIRNLPGGGVEAVLEGERKSVGELLGLMKSGPSGAMVSGMEIAELECKGYDDFRIIY, encoded by the coding sequence ATGACCATATGCGTTCGCGTCAGGGTCTCAGGAAGGGTTCAGGGCGTCGGCTATAGGTACTACACCACAACCCACGCCAAAGCGCTTGGAGTTAAGGGCTGGATAAGAAACCTCCCCGGCGGTGGCGTTGAGGCTGTGCTTGAGGGGGAGCGGAAGAGCGTCGGCGAGCTTCTCGGCCTGATGAAATCAGGGCCATCTGGCGCGATGGTCTCTGGAATGGAGATCGCGGAGCTCGAGTGCAAGGGGTATGATGATTTCAGGATAATCTACTGA
- a CDS encoding 4Fe-4S binding protein, whose protein sequence is MITVNRYVCGYCGACVGVCPVCALELVEAWLEVSDGCIECGRCVKLCPTGALSLEEAQG, encoded by the coding sequence TTGATCACTGTCAACAGATATGTTTGCGGATACTGCGGCGCATGTGTCGGCGTCTGCCCTGTCTGCGCCCTGGAGCTCGTGGAGGCATGGCTTGAGGTCTCTGATGGATGCATAGAGTGCGGCAGGTGCGTCAAGCTCTGCCCAACCGGAGCGCTCAGTCTCGAGGAGGCTCAGGGATGA
- a CDS encoding NAD(P)/FAD-dependent oxidoreductase, whose product MRCDVVVVGAGPGGSMAAKTAAERGLKVVLMEKRQEIGDPVRCAEGVSKSRLSSMIKPDPRWIAAEVKGARLYAPDGSSIVMSEDKSGDEVGYVLERKIFDRALAMDAARAGAKVMVKTRALDLIRTDGAVKGVRAMRYGEVIDIEADVVIGADGVESKVGRWAGIDTSLKPGDIEVCAQFLLYDKNIDNEYCEFFLGNELAPGGYVWSFPKGEHLANVGLGVIGSRSEPGAPVKLLRRFVEKRMPEARIVEMVVGGVPVSGPIERTIADGVMLVGDAARQSDPITGGGILNAMEAGIIAGEVVSEAVSSGDTGVEGLMAYEKRWRESIGKQIARHLDLKEFFIRLSDEDLNNLMHSIQSEDVSKMDLRGMLRVLIRLNPKMLWELRHLVM is encoded by the coding sequence ATGAGGTGTGATGTTGTTGTCGTTGGCGCTGGCCCTGGCGGATCGATGGCTGCGAAGACAGCTGCAGAGAGGGGCCTGAAGGTCGTTCTCATGGAGAAGCGGCAGGAGATCGGGGATCCGGTGAGGTGCGCTGAGGGGGTCAGCAAGTCGCGCCTTAGCAGTATGATCAAACCTGATCCGAGATGGATAGCAGCAGAGGTGAAGGGGGCGCGCCTCTACGCCCCGGATGGCTCCAGCATTGTCATGTCCGAGGATAAATCCGGGGATGAAGTTGGGTACGTGCTGGAGCGCAAGATCTTCGACCGCGCGCTGGCGATGGACGCAGCCCGTGCAGGCGCGAAGGTGATGGTCAAGACCAGGGCCCTTGACCTGATAAGAACGGATGGAGCTGTGAAAGGCGTCAGGGCCATGCGGTATGGAGAGGTCATCGATATAGAGGCCGATGTCGTCATAGGCGCGGATGGGGTCGAGTCGAAGGTGGGGAGATGGGCCGGCATAGACACATCACTCAAACCCGGCGACATCGAGGTTTGCGCGCAGTTTCTGCTCTACGACAAGAACATCGACAACGAGTACTGCGAGTTCTTCCTGGGAAATGAGCTGGCGCCCGGGGGATACGTCTGGTCGTTCCCGAAGGGGGAGCACCTGGCGAACGTCGGTCTTGGCGTGATCGGATCGAGATCAGAGCCCGGAGCGCCCGTGAAGCTCCTCAGGAGGTTTGTTGAGAAGAGGATGCCTGAGGCGAGGATCGTGGAGATGGTCGTCGGCGGCGTACCGGTCTCGGGTCCGATCGAGAGGACCATCGCCGATGGTGTAATGCTGGTCGGAGATGCCGCGCGCCAGTCTGACCCGATAACAGGAGGAGGCATACTCAACGCGATGGAGGCAGGGATAATTGCAGGCGAGGTTGTCTCTGAGGCAGTCTCCAGCGGTGACACCGGAGTCGAGGGGCTCATGGCCTATGAGAAGCGCTGGCGGGAGAGCATAGGAAAGCAGATAGCCAGACACCTCGATCTCAAGGAGTTCTTCATCAGGCTGAGCGATGAGGACCTGAACAATCTCATGCACTCGATCCAGTCTGAGGATGTCTCCAAGATGGATCTCAGGGGCATGCTCAGGGTGCTGATCCGCCTGAACCCGAAGATGCTTTGGGAGCTGAGGCATCTCGTGATGTAG
- a CDS encoding peptidylprolyl isomerase yields MAVNRRVLLKTSMGDVVIELYDDMPITAGNFLKLVERGFYDGVIFHRVIAGFMVQTGDPTGTGYGGPGYTIPDEFSRHNRNDRGTVAMANAGPNTGGSQFFINLVNNNYLDRMHPVFGKVVEGMDVVDKIGSVRTDADDRPVEDVVIISARVLS; encoded by the coding sequence ATGGCCGTTAATCGCAGGGTGCTTTTAAAGACATCCATGGGGGATGTGGTGATCGAGCTTTACGATGACATGCCCATAACAGCGGGGAACTTTCTGAAGCTCGTTGAGCGTGGCTTCTACGATGGCGTGATATTCCACAGGGTGATTGCAGGGTTCATGGTGCAGACAGGAGACCCGACAGGCACTGGCTATGGCGGTCCTGGTTATACAATCCCTGATGAGTTCTCCAGGCACAACAGGAACGACCGCGGGACAGTGGCCATGGCGAACGCAGGACCGAACACAGGTGGCAGCCAGTTCTTCATAAACCTGGTGAACAACAACTACCTGGACAGAATGCACCCCGTCTTCGGGAAGGTCGTCGAGGGAATGGATGTGGTTGATAAAATAGGAAGCGTCAGGACCGACGCCGATGACAGACCCGTTGAGGACGTGGTGATAATATCCGCAAGGGTGCTGAGCTGA